From a region of the Lactuca sativa cultivar Salinas chromosome 4, Lsat_Salinas_v11, whole genome shotgun sequence genome:
- the LOC111896883 gene encoding uncharacterized protein LOC111896883 yields MRLTVGSDASAVDKIRGFSNWLLDIGEDKLGGLNDGEAIVDIPQDILINDPCDSIGSLIKFVYPSIVENFNIAGYFQERAILSPKNEVVQEINDRLLKLIPGEEKEYLSSDSLYQSEFVHNQVDCNLYSPYVLNGLKLSGMPNHKLIFKVGVPIMLLRNIDQKNGLCNGTRLQVKSLGKRVIEAVIISPYLIKE; encoded by the coding sequence atGAGGCTAACTGTTGGAAGCGATGCATCTGCTGTTGACAAAATAAGAGGTTTTTCAAACTGGCTTTTGGACATAGGAGAAGATAAGCTTGGTGGTCTGAATGATGGTGAAGCAATTGTGGATATTCCACAAGATATTCTTATTAATGATCCATGTGATTCTATAGGTTCATTAATCAAGTTTGTATATCCTTCAATTGTGGAAAACTTCAACATTGCAGGTTATTTTCAGGAAAGAGCAATACTTTCTCCCAAAAATGAAGTTGTCCAAGAAATAAATGATCGTTTGCTAAAATTGATTCCAGGAGAGGAAAAAGAATACTTAAGTTCAGATAGCCTCTACCAATCCGAGTTTGTTCATAATCAGGTTGATTGTAATTTATATTCACCTTATGTTTTAAATGGTCTTAAACTATCAGGTATGCCAAACCATAAGCTCATTTTTAAAGTCGGTGTTCCAATTATGCTATTGAGAAACATTGATCAGAAAAATGGTTTATGCAATGGCACTAGACTACAAGTCAAATCTTTGGGCAAACGTGTTATTGAGGCAGTCATCATATCTCCCtacctaataaaagagtag